One genomic window of Streptomyces sp. WP-1 includes the following:
- a CDS encoding protein kinase, with product MTEPYAVPVPRGYRVGDWEVREPLATGAFGSVYAARRAGGQDGPLPRTAALKFLPTGTGTPRQLAHLRELVEREVALLRRLRQPRLIRMYETLVVDDPGRPALDGATVLVLERARGSLAALLAAGPRPAAGPVLLAQVAEGLAQLHRAGWVHGDLKPANVLLMADGSARLADFNMAAELEGTHGYTPAFSTPDYTPPELLWAEIGERGRPIRPSADIWAFGVLAHLLLTGSFPLPGGTPSARRDAAVAYARGTEELRLSAELPGAWREIVRDCLARTHADRIGTGALLRRVTAAAGTGRAPRLPRLTRPGRRRRATVLVLAAAAALAALLGYGLDHRHTGDEKALARYGAAELRTDRGVPVRYRRLIVDAAHGCRRPNVSPALIAAMLRAESGFDAGLADPGAQEYGIARWTPSVLRWWMRDDGIPAAATPTPPLTPAVSIPAMGRYLCFIDAHLKADLPGDRRLLDAAAYRTSYKKVDAAGGIPAVYRAYCARVARGLAEYTP from the coding sequence GTGACCGAGCCGTACGCCGTCCCGGTGCCCAGGGGCTACCGGGTCGGCGACTGGGAGGTCCGCGAACCGCTCGCGACCGGCGCGTTCGGGAGCGTGTACGCCGCCCGGCGGGCCGGCGGACAGGACGGCCCGCTCCCCCGCACCGCCGCCCTGAAGTTCCTCCCCACCGGCACCGGCACCCCCCGCCAGCTCGCCCACCTGCGCGAACTGGTCGAGCGCGAGGTCGCGTTGTTACGGCGGCTGCGGCAGCCGCGCCTGATCCGGATGTACGAGACCCTCGTCGTCGACGACCCCGGGCGCCCCGCCCTCGACGGCGCCACCGTCCTCGTACTGGAACGCGCTCGGGGCTCCCTGGCCGCGCTGCTCGCCGCCGGTCCCCGGCCGGCCGCCGGGCCGGTGCTGCTGGCCCAAGTCGCCGAGGGGCTGGCCCAGTTGCACCGGGCGGGCTGGGTGCACGGCGACCTCAAACCGGCCAACGTGCTGCTGATGGCGGACGGTTCGGCGCGGCTCGCCGACTTCAACATGGCCGCCGAACTGGAGGGCACCCACGGCTACACGCCCGCCTTCTCCACCCCCGACTACACCCCGCCCGAGCTGCTGTGGGCGGAGATCGGCGAACGCGGGCGCCCGATCCGCCCGTCGGCCGACATCTGGGCCTTCGGCGTGCTCGCCCACCTCCTGCTCACCGGCTCCTTCCCGCTGCCCGGCGGTACCCCCTCGGCCCGCCGGGACGCCGCCGTCGCCTACGCGCGCGGCACCGAGGAGCTGCGTCTGTCGGCCGAACTCCCGGGCGCCTGGCGGGAGATCGTGCGGGACTGCCTGGCCCGTACGCACGCCGACCGGATCGGCACCGGGGCACTGCTGCGCCGTGTCACGGCCGCCGCGGGCACCGGCCGCGCGCCCCGGCTGCCCCGCCTCACGCGCCCCGGCCGGCGCCGTCGTGCGACCGTCCTGGTCCTCGCGGCCGCCGCCGCCCTCGCCGCCCTCCTCGGGTACGGCCTCGACCACCGGCACACCGGCGACGAGAAGGCCCTGGCCCGCTACGGTGCGGCCGAACTGCGCACCGACCGGGGCGTACCGGTGCGCTACCGGCGGCTGATCGTGGACGCCGCCCACGGCTGCCGCCGCCCGAACGTCAGCCCGGCGCTGATCGCGGCCATGCTGAGGGCCGAGAGCGGCTTCGACGCGGGCCTCGCCGACCCGGGCGCCCAGGAGTACGGCATCGCCCGCTGGACCCCGTCCGTGCTGCGCTGGTGGATGCGGGACGACGGCATCCCCGCCGCCGCGACGCCCACGCCCCCGCTGACCCCGGCCGTGTCCATCCCGGCCATGGGCCGCTATCTGTGCTTCATCGACGCCCACCTGAAGGCGGACCTGCCCGGTGACCGGCGGCTGCTGGACGCGGCCGCGTACCGGACGTCGTACAAGAAGGTCGACGCCGCGGGCGGGATCCCGGCGGTGTACCGCGCGTACTGCGCGCGGGTCGCCCGGGGGCTCGCGGAGTACACACCCTGA
- a CDS encoding MFS transporter, which yields MPSHALKRPALLALCACVLVAQSMVAAINLLIPQLSSSALHPSHAEVLWTVDAYVIVFAGLLIPAGALGDRHGRKGALLAGLVLFAAGAATSALAGAPLVLILGRGLSGAGAALITPATLSLVMQLAAPARRLGAMAAWTLSIGLGGAAGNLGGGLAGQFLGWRALFWAMVPLAALLIAVVARVVPRTERSASGHTDPLGAVLLIAGLVAVLFGIIEGPSYGWLSARILGAFGTGALLVAAFTVHALRARGPLFDPRVFASPRLRAASLGTATAFFGLFSLFYVNSQYLQEVKGYGPAVTGVAIMPLVAGMSAAQILAKRWFDHPRALVGTGLALIGLGLLGASTASGATPYGLFVCWLLVISAGAGLSMPPLTLGVVTSLPAHRAGLGSGLGTTARETGAALGVAVTGTVLSGHADLLRGMGPALRVVGVVVLVATGLVVRGYGERGPLTSRPTSAATP from the coding sequence GTGCCCTCGCACGCCCTGAAACGCCCCGCCCTGCTCGCCCTGTGCGCCTGTGTCCTGGTCGCGCAGAGCATGGTGGCGGCGATCAACCTGCTGATACCGCAGCTGAGTTCGTCCGCGCTGCATCCCTCGCACGCCGAGGTCCTGTGGACGGTCGACGCCTATGTCATCGTCTTCGCCGGGCTGCTGATCCCCGCCGGGGCGCTCGGGGACCGGCACGGGCGCAAGGGCGCGCTGCTCGCCGGGCTCGTGCTGTTCGCGGCGGGCGCCGCGACCAGTGCGCTGGCGGGGGCGCCGCTCGTGCTGATCCTGGGCCGGGGGCTGTCCGGCGCGGGCGCGGCGCTGATCACCCCGGCCACGCTGTCCCTGGTGATGCAGCTGGCGGCGCCCGCGCGGCGGCTCGGCGCGATGGCCGCGTGGACGCTGTCGATCGGCCTCGGCGGGGCCGCGGGCAATCTCGGCGGCGGGCTCGCGGGTCAGTTCCTCGGCTGGCGGGCGCTGTTCTGGGCCATGGTGCCGCTCGCGGCGCTGCTGATCGCGGTGGTGGCACGCGTCGTCCCGCGCACGGAGCGCTCGGCCTCGGGCCACACCGATCCGCTCGGCGCGGTGCTGCTGATCGCGGGGCTGGTGGCCGTGCTGTTCGGGATCATCGAGGGGCCGTCGTACGGCTGGCTGTCGGCGCGGATCCTCGGCGCCTTCGGCACGGGGGCACTGCTGGTGGCGGCGTTCACGGTGCACGCGCTGCGCGCCCGGGGCCCGCTGTTCGACCCGCGGGTCTTCGCCTCGCCCCGGCTGCGGGCGGCGTCCCTCGGCACGGCCACGGCCTTCTTCGGCCTGTTCTCCCTCTTCTACGTCAACTCGCAGTACCTCCAGGAGGTCAAGGGGTACGGCCCCGCCGTCACCGGGGTGGCGATCATGCCGCTGGTGGCCGGGATGTCCGCCGCGCAGATCCTGGCCAAGCGCTGGTTCGACCATCCCCGCGCCCTCGTCGGCACCGGGCTCGCCCTCATCGGCCTCGGCCTGCTCGGCGCGTCCACGGCGTCCGGAGCCACGCCGTACGGGCTCTTCGTCTGCTGGCTCCTGGTCATCTCCGCCGGCGCGGGCCTGTCCATGCCGCCGCTCACCCTGGGCGTCGTCACCTCCCTGCCCGCGCACCGGGCGGGCCTGGGCTCGGGCCTCGGCACGACGGCCCGCGAGACGGGCGCGGCCCTCGGCGTCGCCGTGACCGGCACGGTGCTGTCCGGCCATGCCGACCTGCTCCGGGGAATGGGGCCGGCGTTGCGGGTGGTGGGGGTGGTGGTGCTGGTGGCCACGGGGTTGGTGGTGCGGGGGTACGGCGAGCGCGGGCCGTTGACCTCACGGCCGACGTCAGCGGCAACCCCCTAG
- a CDS encoding LysR family transcriptional regulator, whose amino-acid sequence MRMTQSTGLDLNLLVALDVLLEEQSVRGAARRLHLSEPAMSRTLGRIRKALGDPVLVRAGRRMVPTPHALALRAEVGAVVERARALFAPGRDTDLRTVSRTFTILGHDAIAATHGAALLARAAREAPGIRLRFLSESHVDAPFLRQGTADLEIGVIDTTAPEVRQETVYEDRMLGVVRSGHPLLEGELTPERFASAAGHLIVSRRGRLRGPVDEALAELGLSRRVVAGVGTYPASLFVLRATDLIGLISPWARPLAEPLGLTLFEIPLRLPAAPVGFAWHPRHDADPAHAWLRDRVRELMEQGAGPAATGCTGPMDSTQRPG is encoded by the coding sequence ATGCGTATGACGCAATCCACGGGCCTCGACCTGAATCTGCTGGTCGCGCTGGACGTGCTGCTGGAGGAGCAGAGCGTGCGGGGTGCCGCGCGCCGGCTGCATCTGTCCGAACCGGCCATGAGCCGCACCCTCGGCCGCATCCGCAAGGCGCTCGGCGACCCCGTCCTCGTGCGGGCCGGCCGCCGGATGGTGCCGACCCCGCACGCGCTGGCCCTGCGCGCCGAGGTGGGCGCCGTGGTGGAGCGGGCCCGCGCCCTGTTCGCGCCCGGCCGGGACACCGACCTGCGCACGGTGAGCCGTACCTTCACGATCCTCGGCCACGACGCCATCGCCGCCACCCATGGCGCGGCCCTCCTCGCCCGCGCCGCACGCGAGGCCCCCGGCATCCGGCTGCGCTTCCTGTCCGAGAGCCATGTCGACGCTCCCTTCCTGCGCCAGGGCACCGCCGACCTGGAGATCGGGGTGATCGACACCACCGCCCCCGAGGTGCGCCAGGAGACGGTCTACGAGGACCGCATGCTCGGCGTCGTACGCTCCGGACACCCCTTGCTGGAGGGCGAGTTGACGCCCGAGCGGTTCGCCTCGGCGGCCGGTCACCTCATCGTGTCCCGGCGCGGCCGGCTGCGCGGACCGGTCGACGAGGCGCTGGCCGAGCTGGGGCTGAGCAGACGGGTGGTGGCCGGCGTCGGCACCTACCCGGCGTCGCTGTTCGTGCTGCGCGCGACCGATCTCATCGGCCTGATCAGCCCCTGGGCCCGCCCGCTCGCCGAGCCCCTCGGACTGACCCTCTTCGAGATCCCGCTGCGCCTCCCCGCCGCCCCGGTCGGCTTCGCCTGGCACCCCCGTCACGACGCCGACCCGGCCCACGCCTGGCTGCGCGACCGGGTCCGCGAGCTGATGGAACAGGGCGCCGGTCCCGCCGCCACGGGCTGTACCGGGCCCATGGACTCAACGCAGCGCCCCGGATAG
- a CDS encoding FHA domain-containing protein: MYSIIVVPPPTTGDRQQRGQIRLAPGERLRFGRAPGNDLPIPHEGVSRRAGELGAQGAFWTLSNLSAHQTYVVENPEGAGEHIKVGPGRLDAPVPFEFSRIVLPAGGDLLAVEVWAPRHDYLRDGCGTDGDTTAPAFSVDRAKRYFAVLAALCEPRLRGDPHAPLPTVDQVVARLAPSWPAASRTSVQWNIDYLAVKLRLKPGPDTADPGPRLNGKKESLVSLALRFDLVREDDLIVLSGTGPGPDRELRTGTEPGAGREPGAGTGTGAARRTVR; the protein is encoded by the coding sequence TTGTACAGCATCATCGTCGTACCTCCGCCGACCACGGGGGACCGGCAGCAGCGCGGCCAGATCCGCCTCGCCCCCGGCGAGCGCCTCCGCTTCGGGCGGGCGCCCGGGAACGATCTGCCGATCCCGCACGAGGGAGTCTCGCGCCGGGCCGGTGAACTCGGCGCCCAGGGCGCGTTCTGGACGCTGAGCAACCTGTCCGCGCACCAGACGTACGTCGTGGAGAACCCGGAGGGCGCGGGCGAGCACATCAAGGTCGGGCCGGGCCGGCTCGACGCTCCGGTGCCGTTCGAGTTCTCCCGGATCGTGCTGCCCGCGGGCGGTGATCTGCTCGCCGTCGAGGTGTGGGCGCCGCGCCACGACTATCTGCGCGACGGCTGCGGAACCGACGGCGACACCACCGCCCCGGCCTTCTCCGTCGACCGCGCCAAGCGCTACTTCGCCGTGCTGGCCGCCCTGTGCGAGCCCCGGCTGCGCGGTGATCCGCACGCCCCGCTGCCCACCGTCGACCAGGTCGTGGCCCGGCTGGCGCCCTCCTGGCCGGCCGCCTCGCGCACCTCGGTGCAGTGGAACATCGACTATCTCGCGGTGAAGCTGCGGCTCAAACCCGGCCCGGACACGGCGGATCCGGGCCCGCGCCTGAACGGCAAGAAGGAGTCCCTGGTCTCGCTGGCGCTCCGCTTCGACCTGGTGCGCGAGGACGACCTGATCGTGCTGTCCGGCACCGGACCGGGGCCCGACAGGGAGCTGAGGACCGGCACGGAGCCGGGGGCCGGCAGGGAGCCGGGGGCCGGCACCGGAACCGGGGCCGCGCGCCGGACCGTCCGGTGA
- a CDS encoding aldehyde dehydrogenase family protein — protein sequence MAESTARQTKATIHAGGEWLTAISGATREILDPADARPFAVVAEGDEKDAERAVAAARQAFDHGPWPGTPVAERAALLRRVADLLVRDREALGRLEAQDAGKTVAEGRVDIDCVADAFRYFADLVAAEAPGRVVDAGSPDIHSVVVHEPVGVCALITPWNYPLLQASWKIAPALAAGNTFVIKPSEITPMTTVALIELLVEAGLPAGVANIVTGPGHTVGARFAEHPDVDLISFTGGLVSGTKVAQAAAPSVKKVALELGGKNPNVVFADACATEEGFDTAVDQALNAAFIHSGQVCSAGGRLIVEEPVRERFVAELARRAQKIRIGRGTEDGVEVGPLVSEQQRAKTEAYVASALAEGAILRCGGKRPEPAPERPGSGYFYEPTVLDGCHREMKVVREEVFGPVLTVETFTTEDEAVRLANDTEYGLAGAVWTTDPGRARRVAARLRHGTVWINDFHPYLPQAEWGGFGKSGTGRELGPAGLAEYRETKHVYQNLAPKPVRWFAG from the coding sequence ATGGCGGAAAGCACGGCACGACAGACGAAGGCGACCATCCACGCGGGAGGCGAGTGGCTGACGGCGATCTCCGGGGCGACCCGGGAGATCCTCGATCCCGCGGACGCCCGACCGTTCGCCGTGGTCGCGGAGGGGGACGAGAAGGACGCCGAGCGCGCCGTGGCCGCGGCCCGGCAGGCGTTCGACCACGGCCCCTGGCCGGGCACCCCCGTCGCCGAGCGCGCCGCCCTGCTGCGCCGCGTCGCCGACCTCCTCGTACGCGATCGCGAAGCGCTCGGCCGTCTGGAGGCCCAGGACGCGGGCAAGACCGTGGCAGAGGGCCGGGTCGACATCGACTGTGTCGCCGACGCCTTCCGCTACTTCGCCGACCTGGTGGCCGCCGAGGCCCCCGGCCGCGTCGTGGACGCCGGCTCGCCCGACATCCACAGCGTCGTCGTGCACGAGCCGGTCGGTGTCTGCGCCCTGATCACCCCCTGGAACTACCCGCTGCTCCAGGCCAGCTGGAAGATCGCCCCGGCGCTCGCGGCCGGCAACACCTTCGTGATCAAGCCCAGCGAGATCACCCCGATGACCACCGTCGCGCTGATCGAACTGCTGGTGGAGGCCGGACTGCCCGCGGGCGTCGCCAACATCGTCACCGGCCCCGGCCACACCGTCGGCGCCCGGTTCGCCGAGCACCCGGACGTCGACCTCATCTCCTTCACCGGCGGACTGGTCAGCGGCACCAAGGTCGCCCAGGCCGCCGCGCCCAGCGTGAAGAAGGTCGCCCTCGAACTCGGCGGCAAGAACCCCAACGTGGTCTTCGCCGACGCCTGCGCCACCGAGGAGGGCTTCGACACCGCCGTCGACCAGGCGCTGAACGCGGCCTTCATCCACAGCGGCCAGGTCTGCTCGGCCGGCGGCCGGCTCATCGTCGAGGAGCCGGTGCGCGAACGCTTCGTCGCCGAACTCGCCCGCCGCGCCCAGAAGATCAGGATCGGCCGGGGCACCGAGGACGGCGTCGAGGTCGGCCCGCTCGTCTCCGAGCAGCAGCGCGCCAAGACCGAGGCGTACGTCGCCTCCGCGCTCGCCGAGGGCGCGATCCTGCGCTGCGGCGGCAAGCGGCCCGAACCCGCCCCCGAGCGCCCCGGGTCCGGCTACTTCTACGAGCCGACCGTCCTCGACGGCTGCCACCGGGAGATGAAGGTCGTCCGCGAGGAGGTCTTCGGACCCGTCCTCACCGTCGAGACCTTCACCACCGAGGACGAGGCCGTCCGCCTCGCCAACGACACCGAGTACGGCCTCGCCGGCGCCGTGTGGACCACCGACCCCGGCAGGGCCCGGCGCGTCGCGGCCCGGCTGCGCCACGGCACCGTCTGGATCAACGACTTCCACCCCTACCTGCCGCAGGCGGAGTGGGGCGGCTTCGGCAAGAGCGGCACCGGCCGCGAGCTGGGCCCCGCCGGGCTCGCCGAGTACCGGGAGACCAAGCACGTCTACCAGAACCTCGCGCCGAAGCCGGTGCGCTGGTTCGCCGGCTGA
- a CDS encoding malate dehydrogenase, translating into MTRTPVNVTVTGAAGQIGYALLFRIASGQLLGADVPVRLRLLEITPALKAAEGTAMELDDCAFPLLQGIDISDDPNVAFDGANVALLVGARPRTKGMERGDLLEANGGIFKPQGKAINDHAADDIKVLVVGNPANTNALIAQAAAPDVPAERFTAMTRLDHNRALTQLAKKTGSTVADIKRLTIWGNHSATQYPDIFHATVGGKNAAEVVSDEKWLAEDFIPTVAKRGAAIIEARGASSAASAANAAIDHVYTWVNGTAEGDWTSMGIPSDGSYGVPEGLISSFPVTTKDGTYEIVQGLEINEFSRARIDASVQELAEERDAVRGLGLI; encoded by the coding sequence ATGACCCGCACTCCCGTGAACGTCACCGTCACCGGCGCGGCCGGCCAGATCGGTTACGCCCTGCTCTTCCGCATCGCCTCCGGCCAGCTGCTCGGCGCGGACGTGCCGGTCCGCCTGCGCCTCCTGGAGATCACCCCGGCGCTCAAGGCCGCCGAGGGCACGGCCATGGAGCTGGACGACTGCGCCTTCCCGCTGCTCCAGGGCATCGACATCTCCGACGACCCGAACGTCGCCTTCGACGGTGCCAACGTGGCCCTGCTGGTCGGCGCCCGCCCGCGCACCAAGGGCATGGAGCGCGGTGACCTGCTGGAGGCCAACGGCGGCATCTTCAAGCCGCAGGGCAAGGCCATCAACGACCACGCCGCGGACGACATCAAGGTCCTGGTCGTCGGCAACCCGGCCAACACGAACGCGCTGATCGCGCAGGCGGCGGCGCCGGACGTACCGGCCGAGCGGTTCACCGCGATGACCCGTCTGGACCACAACCGGGCGCTGACGCAGCTGGCGAAGAAGACGGGCTCGACCGTCGCCGACATCAAGCGGCTGACGATCTGGGGCAACCACTCCGCCACGCAGTACCCGGACATCTTCCACGCGACGGTCGGCGGCAAGAACGCGGCGGAGGTCGTGTCCGACGAGAAGTGGCTGGCCGAGGACTTCATCCCGACCGTGGCCAAGCGCGGTGCGGCGATCATCGAGGCGCGTGGCGCGTCGTCGGCGGCGTCCGCCGCGAACGCCGCGATCGACCACGTGTACACCTGGGTCAACGGCACGGCCGAGGGCGACTGGACGTCCATGGGCATCCCGTCCGACGGTTCGTACGGTGTGCCGGAGGGTCTGATCTCCTCCTTCCCCGTCACCACGAAGGACGGCACGTACGAGATCGTGCAGGGCCTGGAGATCAACGAGTTCTCCCGCGCCCGCATCGACGCGTCGGTCCAGGAGCTCGCGGAGGAGCGTGACGCCGTCCGCGGGCTCGGCCTGATCTAA
- a CDS encoding DUF3017 domain-containing protein, with protein sequence MPAEDTRDGEETVRDAISAPDAEGRPRRVTRRFPLFTRDTARPEGGGRAAPRDAPAPARQWPLLVVLGTVALGLLLTAFDAFRVGTLLIGAALLAGAVLRWMLPGVGMLAVRSRFTDISTYGVLGLAIVLLALMAQPHPLLEIPFVSNTLHFTMTK encoded by the coding sequence GTGCCGGCTGAGGACACGCGGGACGGCGAGGAGACCGTCCGCGACGCGATCAGCGCCCCCGACGCCGAGGGGCGCCCGCGGCGGGTCACCCGCCGCTTCCCGCTGTTCACGCGGGACACCGCACGCCCGGAGGGCGGTGGCCGGGCCGCGCCCCGCGACGCGCCCGCCCCCGCCCGGCAGTGGCCCCTGCTGGTGGTCCTGGGCACGGTCGCGCTCGGCCTGCTGCTGACCGCGTTCGACGCGTTCCGGGTGGGCACCCTGCTGATCGGCGCCGCGCTGCTGGCGGGCGCGGTACTGCGCTGGATGCTGCCCGGCGTCGGCATGCTCGCGGTCCGCTCCCGCTTCACCGACATCAGCACCTACGGCGTCCTCGGACTGGCGATCGTCCTGCTGGCCCTGATGGCCCAGCCGCATCCTTTGCTGGAGATCCCGTTCGTGAGCAACACGCTGCACTTCACGATGACCAAGTAA
- a CDS encoding DUF2690 domain-containing protein produces the protein MPRWQTLPNELDPEIKEFVSQLRWLVDLGGLGGAALADRTGYGRASWEDYLAGRRLAPKGAAVALAEAAGTSPVPIITMWELAERAWSRAELGHEHAAPGHRTEGGTDGGALGVPRIPAQPTAPAGERRGAEERPGAGGTAADSSGGNSWGLAGYQGPSRASGRPGARPDPVRVPGAPEPGSPRSPQSPQSPQSTQRSDAVRPAAPAPMPAPDPDARPGYRQPVLMFLGGFVTVLLIILGVFHFTGDHGGRHEAAAGRAARSASPRASLPPGVKCSGSDCVGKDAESMGCSGDQVTTAQTVTLGTTTLEVRYSKVCGAAWGRITGAVPGDKVRVTGARGKARESGEATEAGDTIAYTPMIAVTDPAQATACATLASGRTGCTR, from the coding sequence ATGCCTCGTTGGCAGACCTTGCCGAACGAACTCGACCCGGAGATCAAGGAGTTCGTCAGCCAGCTGCGGTGGCTCGTGGACCTCGGCGGGCTCGGCGGCGCGGCCCTGGCCGACCGCACGGGCTACGGCAGGGCGTCCTGGGAGGACTACCTCGCCGGACGGCGCCTCGCCCCCAAGGGCGCGGCCGTCGCGCTGGCCGAGGCGGCGGGGACCAGCCCGGTGCCGATCATCACGATGTGGGAGCTGGCCGAACGGGCTTGGAGCCGGGCCGAGTTGGGGCATGAGCACGCGGCGCCGGGACACCGGACCGAGGGTGGAACCGACGGCGGGGCGCTCGGTGTCCCGAGGATTCCCGCGCAGCCGACGGCCCCGGCGGGGGAGCGGCGCGGGGCCGAGGAGCGTCCGGGCGCCGGGGGTACGGCGGCGGACTCGTCCGGCGGCAACTCGTGGGGGCTGGCCGGGTACCAGGGGCCGTCGCGGGCGAGCGGACGGCCGGGAGCGCGGCCGGATCCGGTACGGGTACCCGGTGCGCCGGAGCCGGGGAGTCCCCGGAGCCCTCAGAGCCCTCAGAGTCCCCAGAGCACCCAACGTTCTGATGCCGTACGGCCCGCCGCTCCCGCTCCCATGCCCGCTCCCGACCCCGACGCCAGGCCCGGGTACCGGCAGCCGGTGCTGATGTTCCTCGGCGGGTTCGTGACGGTGCTGCTGATCATCCTCGGCGTCTTCCACTTCACCGGTGACCACGGCGGCAGGCACGAGGCGGCGGCCGGGCGGGCCGCCCGGAGCGCGAGTCCGAGGGCGAGCCTGCCGCCCGGGGTGAAGTGCTCGGGCTCGGACTGCGTGGGCAAGGACGCCGAGTCGATGGGGTGCAGCGGCGACCAGGTGACCACCGCCCAGACCGTCACCCTCGGCACCACCACCCTGGAGGTCCGCTACAGCAAGGTCTGCGGTGCCGCGTGGGGCCGCATCACCGGCGCGGTGCCCGGCGACAAGGTGCGGGTCACCGGGGCGCGGGGCAAGGCCCGCGAGAGCGGGGAGGCCACCGAGGCGGGCGACACCATCGCCTACACCCCGATGATCGCCGTCACGGATCCGGCGCAGGCGACGGCGTGCGCCACCCTCGCGTCGGGCCGTACGGGCTGCACGAGATGA
- a CDS encoding bifunctional methylenetetrahydrofolate dehydrogenase/methenyltetrahydrofolate cyclohydrolase yields the protein MTAQILDGKATAAAIKSDLTARVAALKEKGITPGLGTILVGEDPGSRKYVAGKHRDCAEVGLASIQRELPATATQEEIEAVVRELNEDPACTGYIVQLPLPKGIDENRILELMDPAKDADGLHPMNLGRLVLNEPAPLPCTPNGILTLLRRYGVEIKGAEVVVVGRGVTIGRPMPLLLTRRSENATVTQCHTGTRDLSAHLKRADIVIAAAGSPHLIRAEDIKPGAAVLDVGVSRNAEGRIVGDVHPDVTGVAGFISPNPGGVGPMTRAQLLVNVVEAAERSAG from the coding sequence ATGACCGCCCAGATTCTCGATGGCAAGGCCACCGCAGCCGCGATCAAGTCCGATCTGACCGCCCGCGTGGCGGCGCTGAAGGAGAAGGGCATCACGCCCGGCCTCGGCACGATCCTGGTCGGGGAGGACCCCGGCAGCCGCAAGTACGTCGCGGGCAAGCACCGCGACTGCGCCGAGGTGGGCCTCGCCTCCATCCAGCGGGAGCTGCCGGCCACGGCCACCCAGGAGGAGATCGAGGCGGTCGTCCGCGAGCTGAACGAGGACCCGGCCTGCACCGGCTACATCGTCCAGCTGCCGCTGCCCAAGGGCATCGACGAGAACCGCATCCTGGAGCTGATGGACCCGGCCAAGGACGCGGACGGCCTGCACCCGATGAACCTCGGGCGCCTCGTCCTCAACGAGCCCGCCCCGCTGCCCTGCACCCCCAACGGCATCCTCACCCTGCTGCGCCGCTACGGCGTGGAGATCAAGGGCGCCGAGGTCGTGGTCGTCGGCCGGGGTGTCACCATCGGGCGCCCGATGCCGCTGCTGCTCACCCGTCGCAGCGAGAACGCCACCGTCACCCAGTGCCACACCGGCACCCGCGATCTGTCCGCCCACCTCAAGCGGGCCGACATCGTGATCGCGGCGGCCGGCTCCCCGCACCTGATCCGCGCCGAGGACATCAAGCCGGGCGCGGCCGTCCTGGACGTGGGCGTCTCCCGCAACGCCGAGGGCCGGATCGTCGGCGACGTCCACCCGGACGTGACCGGGGTGGCCGGCTTCATCTCCCCCAACCCCGGCGGTGTCGGCCCGATGACCCGGGCCCAGCTGCTGGTCAACGTGGTCGAGGCGGCGGAGCGCAGTGCCGGCTGA